A region of Kineosporia sp. NBRC 101731 DNA encodes the following proteins:
- a CDS encoding general stress protein, with product MSNLSPLRAQSQPGLPTPPRGDTIAQYATYAEAQRAVDYLSDNHFPVQAVTIVGVDLQMVERVTGRLTYSRVAVAGLLSGAWFGLFVGLLISLFGTAESFSIFAAMLIGAAFGGLFGLISYAFTGGRRDFTSTSQIVAGEYRVLCLTEQAGPARQLLNKLAEEGGPRSQPARPVTQTAPAPQPYPQSYPQQPPYPQQPPQGQPWGQPWGQPPVSSPPPGQPGQYGQPGQYGQPGQYGQPGQYGQPAPQDQPPPPVSGPTYSEMIDRKKAEEREAAEREEAEKYRRQQAEREAAERRAAEPRATQEQPQATQPQPVQPDPEQ from the coding sequence ATGTCGAACCTCAGCCCGCTCCGGGCCCAGTCCCAGCCGGGCCTGCCCACACCGCCGCGTGGCGACACCATCGCGCAGTACGCCACCTACGCCGAGGCCCAGCGTGCGGTCGACTACCTCTCCGACAACCACTTTCCCGTGCAGGCCGTGACCATCGTCGGAGTCGACCTGCAGATGGTCGAACGGGTCACCGGTCGTCTGACCTACTCCCGCGTGGCCGTGGCCGGGCTGCTCTCGGGTGCCTGGTTCGGTCTCTTCGTGGGTTTGCTGATCTCGCTCTTCGGTACCGCCGAGAGCTTCAGCATTTTCGCGGCCATGCTGATCGGCGCGGCGTTCGGTGGGCTGTTCGGGCTCATCTCCTACGCCTTCACCGGTGGGCGGCGCGACTTCACCAGCACCAGCCAGATCGTCGCCGGCGAGTACCGGGTGCTCTGTCTCACCGAGCAGGCCGGCCCCGCCCGTCAGCTGCTGAACAAGCTGGCCGAAGAGGGTGGCCCGCGTAGCCAGCCCGCGCGCCCTGTCACCCAGACAGCCCCGGCCCCCCAGCCTTACCCGCAGTCCTACCCGCAGCAGCCGCCGTATCCCCAGCAGCCGCCGCAGGGCCAGCCGTGGGGTCAGCCCTGGGGCCAGCCGCCCGTGAGCTCGCCGCCGCCGGGTCAGCCCGGTCAGTACGGCCAGCCCGGTCAGTACGGCCAGCCCGGTCAGTACGGCCAGCCGGGGCAGTACGGTCAGCCGGCTCCGCAGGACCAGCCTCCGCCGCCGGTCAGCGGTCCGACCTACAGCGAGATGATCGACCGCAAGAAGGCCGAGGAGCGCGAGGCAGCCGAGCGTGAAGAAGCCGAGAAGTACCGCCGCCAGCAGGCTGAGCGGGAAGCGGCCGAGCGGCGAGCAGCCGAGCCACGGGCGACCCAGGAGCAGCCGCAGGCTACCCAGCCGCAGCCGGTCCAGCCCGACCCGGAGCAGTAG
- a CDS encoding CoA ester lyase, whose translation MRSPKDFYRPLAVGAPAPLREIPAAPSRMIHFFPPSNARMVAKVPDIAPKVDVLLANLEDGVPAADKEAARAGLVEVGQSWSTPGTQLWTRVNSLDSPWGLDDLVTAVLEVGHVVDVVMIPKVEGPEDIHYVDRLLAQLEAKAVLRKPILIHAILETAAGVARVEEICAASPRLQGLSLGPADLAANRRMKTTRVGGGHPGYLVRQDPSSDGTDRATYQQDLWHYTIARMVDACVMNGIHPYYGPFGDIRDTMACEDQFRNAFLLGCVGAWSLHPAQIPIAKKVFSPTRDDVRHARRVVEAMGDGTGAVLLDGRMEDDASVKQCHVILSTARTLAARDPELADLYGIAP comes from the coding sequence ATGCGAAGCCCGAAGGACTTCTACCGTCCCCTGGCTGTCGGGGCGCCCGCACCTCTGCGGGAGATCCCGGCCGCGCCCTCCCGCATGATCCACTTCTTCCCGCCCTCCAACGCCCGGATGGTCGCGAAGGTGCCGGACATCGCGCCCAAGGTCGACGTGCTGCTGGCCAATCTGGAGGACGGGGTGCCCGCGGCCGACAAGGAGGCCGCGCGGGCCGGGCTGGTCGAGGTGGGCCAGAGCTGGAGCACCCCGGGAACGCAGCTGTGGACCCGGGTCAACTCCCTCGACTCGCCCTGGGGTCTGGACGATCTCGTCACCGCCGTGCTGGAGGTCGGGCACGTGGTCGACGTGGTGATGATCCCGAAGGTGGAGGGGCCCGAGGACATCCACTACGTGGACCGGCTGCTGGCTCAACTCGAGGCCAAAGCCGTTCTGAGGAAGCCAATCCTGATCCACGCCATTCTCGAGACGGCGGCCGGTGTGGCCCGGGTGGAGGAGATCTGCGCGGCCAGCCCCCGCCTGCAGGGGCTCTCCCTGGGCCCGGCCGACCTGGCGGCGAACCGGCGGATGAAGACCACCCGGGTCGGCGGTGGTCACCCGGGATACCTGGTGCGGCAAGACCCTTCGTCCGACGGAACCGACCGGGCCACGTACCAGCAAGACCTCTGGCACTACACGATCGCCCGGATGGTCGACGCCTGTGTGATGAACGGCATCCATCCCTACTACGGGCCGTTCGGCGACATCCGCGACACGATGGCCTGCGAAGACCAGTTCCGCAACGCCTTCCTTCTCGGCTGCGTCGGCGCCTGGAGCCTGCACCCGGCCCAGATCCCGATCGCCAAGAAGGTTTTCAGCCCCACCCGGGACGACGTGCGGCATGCCCGGCGAGTGGTCGAGGCGATGGGCGACGGCACCGGCGCGGTGCTGCTCGACGGGCGGATGGAAGACGATGCCTCGGTGAAACAGTGCCACGTGATTCTCTCCACCGCCAGGACCCTCGCCGCGCGCGACCCGGAACTGGCCGACCTCTACGGAATCGCCCCATGA
- a CDS encoding DNA starvation/stationary phase protection protein encodes MATATSSTNSKEQLSTTQVSPNTPDAFEGTPTFTVPGLTLDEGSATAAVLQKILNTYNDLHLTLKHVHWNVVGPNFISVHQMIDPQVEAVRGYADDVAERIATLGSSPQGTPGALVEQRDWDDYSIGRAGAIEHLAALDAVYVGVITSIRQAAEDTEELDDVTNDLLIGHLHEIEQFHWFVRAHLENAGGQLSTQGVKTEKGAAKAATS; translated from the coding sequence ATGGCTACTGCGACTTCTTCCACGAACAGCAAGGAACAGCTCTCGACCACCCAGGTCAGCCCGAACACGCCGGACGCCTTCGAGGGCACGCCGACGTTCACGGTGCCCGGGCTGACGCTCGACGAGGGTTCCGCGACCGCCGCCGTGCTGCAGAAGATCCTGAACACGTACAACGATCTGCACCTCACGCTCAAGCACGTGCACTGGAACGTGGTCGGCCCGAACTTCATCTCGGTGCACCAGATGATCGACCCGCAGGTCGAGGCCGTGCGGGGTTACGCCGACGACGTCGCCGAGCGGATCGCCACGCTGGGCAGCTCGCCCCAGGGCACTCCGGGTGCGCTCGTCGAGCAGCGTGACTGGGACGACTACTCGATCGGCCGCGCCGGTGCGATCGAGCACCTGGCCGCCCTCGACGCCGTGTACGTCGGGGTGATCACCAGCATCCGTCAGGCTGCTGAGGACACCGAGGAGCTCGACGACGTCACCAACGACCTGCTGATCGGTCACCTGCACGAGATCGAGCAGTTCCACTGGTTCGTGCGGGCGCACCTGGAGAACGCCGGCGGCCAGCTGAGCACCCAGGGCGTGAAGACCGAGAAGGGTGCCGCGAAGGCCGCCACCTCCTGA
- a CDS encoding phosphoadenylyl-sulfate reductase produces the protein MIGSLISRPEDVAAALEEDAPGFAAEASRALEGADPLTVLGWAGRAFGKGLVITASMGDTALAHLTSRAVPGTDMLFVDTGYHFAETIGTAQAVQHSYPLRMLSIRPKESVEEHEAKRGKLWQTDPDACCALRKVAPLNNALRGYRAWATGLRRAESPERANTPVVQWDAKRDLLKLAPIASWTDEDVENYQDAHPEVLSNPLLQMGYRSIGCSTCTRAVAPGEDARAGRWAGRAKSECGIHQ, from the coding sequence ATGATCGGATCGTTGATCAGCCGGCCCGAGGACGTCGCGGCCGCACTGGAGGAAGACGCGCCGGGTTTCGCGGCGGAGGCCTCCCGGGCGCTCGAGGGCGCCGACCCGCTCACCGTTCTGGGCTGGGCCGGGAGGGCTTTCGGCAAGGGCCTGGTGATCACCGCGTCGATGGGCGACACCGCCCTGGCGCACCTGACCTCACGGGCCGTGCCCGGCACCGACATGCTCTTCGTCGACACCGGCTACCACTTCGCCGAGACGATCGGCACCGCGCAGGCCGTGCAGCACTCCTACCCGCTGCGCATGCTCAGCATCCGGCCCAAGGAGTCGGTCGAGGAGCACGAGGCCAAGCGCGGAAAGCTCTGGCAGACCGACCCGGACGCCTGCTGCGCCCTGCGCAAGGTGGCACCGCTGAACAACGCACTGCGCGGATACCGGGCCTGGGCCACGGGTCTTCGCCGGGCCGAGTCGCCGGAGCGGGCGAACACGCCGGTCGTGCAGTGGGACGCCAAGCGCGACCTGCTCAAGCTGGCGCCGATCGCGTCGTGGACCGACGAAGACGTGGAGAACTACCAGGACGCGCACCCCGAGGTACTCAGTAACCCCCTGCTGCAGATGGGCTACCGATCGATCGGCTGCTCCACGTGCACCCGCGCCGTGGCTCCCGGCGAAGACGCCCGCGCCGGCCGCTGGGCGGGCCGGGCCAAGTCCGAGTGCGGTATTCACCAGTGA
- a CDS encoding nitrite/sulfite reductase: MSTDTEPSGAGIAFPPRPKRSEGQWALGETTPLTPNEAWKAKEGGLAVRERVEAYAKGGFDSIPGDDLRGRMRWWGLYTQRRPGIHGGRTASLEPHELDDEYFMLRVRTDGGAVDLHQLRTLAGISTEFARDTADVTDRQNIQFHWIRIEDMPRIWATLEDAGLITIDACGDTPRVILGSPVAGVAADEIIDGTPAMLKIREMYVGNEDLQNLPRKFKTAISGNPNQDVAHEIHDIAFVGVNHPEHGPGFDLWVGGGLSTNPMLAKRLGAWIPLDEVPDVWHGVIKIFRDYGYRRLRNRARLKFLMADWGPEVFRRVLEDEYLHRKLIDGPAPELPEGRHDHVGVHRQKNGKFYVGVAPIVGRVSGDVLAKLADAVEAAGSDRVRFTPQQKIVILDVVASKVPDLLDALDQIGLTARASAFRRGTMACTGIEFCKLAITATKSTATTLVAELENRLADVPELFTLDGPSLSINMNGCPNSCARAQIADIGLKGVQLPNPQDPQGETVDGFQIHLGGGLGVHAGFGRKVRGLKSTATDLPDYVERMVRRWLAQRKDDETFASWVVRAEEADLS; encoded by the coding sequence GTGAGCACCGACACCGAACCGTCCGGCGCCGGTATCGCCTTCCCGCCCAGGCCGAAGCGCTCGGAGGGCCAGTGGGCCCTGGGCGAGACCACGCCGCTCACGCCGAACGAGGCGTGGAAGGCGAAGGAAGGCGGCCTGGCCGTCCGCGAGCGGGTCGAGGCCTACGCCAAGGGCGGTTTCGACAGCATCCCCGGTGACGACCTGCGGGGCCGGATGCGCTGGTGGGGCCTGTACACCCAGCGGCGGCCCGGCATCCACGGCGGCCGCACTGCCTCCCTGGAGCCGCACGAGCTGGACGACGAGTACTTCATGCTGCGCGTGCGCACCGACGGCGGTGCGGTCGATCTGCACCAGCTGCGCACGCTGGCCGGCATCTCCACCGAGTTCGCCCGGGACACGGCGGATGTCACCGACCGGCAGAACATCCAGTTCCACTGGATCCGGATCGAGGACATGCCGCGGATCTGGGCCACGCTCGAGGATGCCGGGCTCATCACCATCGACGCCTGCGGAGACACCCCGCGCGTGATCCTGGGCTCGCCGGTCGCCGGAGTGGCTGCCGACGAGATCATCGACGGCACGCCGGCGATGCTCAAGATCCGCGAGATGTACGTGGGTAACGAGGATCTCCAGAACCTGCCGCGGAAGTTCAAGACCGCGATCAGTGGCAACCCGAACCAGGATGTCGCCCACGAGATCCACGACATCGCCTTCGTCGGGGTGAACCACCCCGAGCACGGGCCGGGTTTCGATCTGTGGGTCGGTGGTGGCCTCTCGACGAACCCGATGCTGGCCAAGCGCCTGGGCGCCTGGATCCCGCTGGACGAGGTGCCCGACGTGTGGCACGGCGTGATCAAGATCTTCCGTGACTACGGCTACCGCCGCCTGCGCAACCGGGCCCGGTTGAAGTTCCTGATGGCCGACTGGGGCCCCGAGGTCTTCCGTCGGGTGCTGGAAGACGAGTACCTGCACCGCAAGCTGATCGACGGCCCGGCGCCGGAACTCCCCGAGGGCCGGCACGACCACGTCGGCGTGCACCGGCAGAAGAACGGCAAGTTCTACGTCGGGGTCGCGCCGATCGTGGGCCGGGTCAGCGGTGACGTGCTGGCCAAGCTGGCCGACGCGGTCGAGGCGGCGGGCAGCGACCGGGTGCGGTTCACCCCGCAGCAGAAGATCGTGATCCTTGACGTGGTGGCTTCCAAGGTGCCCGATCTGCTCGACGCGCTCGACCAAATTGGTCTCACCGCAAGGGCTTCCGCATTCCGTCGGGGCACGATGGCCTGCACCGGCATCGAGTTCTGCAAGCTGGCGATCACGGCCACCAAGAGCACGGCCACCACTCTGGTCGCGGAGTTGGAGAACCGGCTGGCCGACGTGCCGGAGCTGTTCACGCTCGACGGGCCCAGCCTGTCGATCAACATGAACGGCTGCCCGAACTCCTGCGCCCGCGCCCAGATCGCCGACATCGGCCTGAAGGGTGTGCAGCTCCCCAACCCGCAGGATCCGCAGGGCGAGACGGTCGACGGTTTCCAGATCCACCTCGGTGGCGGGCTCGGCGTGCACGCCGGGTTCGGCCGCAAGGTGCGGGGCCTGAAGTCGACGGCCACCGACCTGCCCGACTACGTCGAGCGGATGGTGCGTCGCTGGCTGGCCCAGCGCAAGGACGACGAGACCTTCGCCTCCTGGGTCGTCCGGGCCGAGGAAGCCGATCTTTCATGA
- a CDS encoding acyl-CoA dehydrogenase family protein, with the protein MGRLQSTEGLTDDQKEILKAVRVFVDEQILPVATELEHRDEYPAKIVEGMKEMGIFGLMIPEEYGGLGESLLTYALVVEEISRGWMSVSGIVNTHFIVAWMLVQHGTPEQKQRYLPRMATGDLRGAFSMSEPHCGSDVAAIRTRAVVQEGGGWVITGQKMWLTNGGSSSLVAVLTKTDTGASSVYRNMTTFLVEKEPGFGEVAPGLTVPGKIEKMGYKGVDTTELVFDEYRIEDACVLGGEPGRGFYQMMDGVEVGRVNVAARACGVALRAFQIGIEYAQMRETFGKKIAEHQAVQFRLAEMAVKVEAAHQMMVMAARVKDSGARNDLEAGMAKYLASEYCSQVVEDSFRIHGGYGYSKEYEIERLYREAPMLLIGEGTADIQRMIIGRRLLEEYGVKSS; encoded by the coding sequence ATGGGGCGTCTGCAGAGCACCGAGGGCCTGACCGACGACCAGAAGGAGATCCTGAAGGCGGTTCGGGTCTTCGTGGACGAGCAGATCCTCCCCGTCGCCACCGAGCTGGAGCACCGCGACGAGTACCCGGCGAAGATCGTCGAGGGGATGAAGGAGATGGGGATCTTCGGTCTGATGATCCCCGAGGAGTACGGCGGCCTGGGGGAGTCGCTGCTCACCTACGCCCTGGTCGTGGAGGAGATCTCCCGCGGCTGGATGAGCGTCTCCGGCATCGTCAACACCCACTTCATCGTGGCCTGGATGCTGGTGCAGCACGGCACGCCGGAGCAGAAGCAGCGCTACCTGCCGCGGATGGCGACGGGGGACCTGCGGGGGGCCTTCTCGATGTCCGAACCGCACTGCGGGTCGGACGTCGCGGCGATCCGGACGCGAGCCGTGGTCCAGGAGGGTGGCGGCTGGGTGATCACCGGGCAGAAGATGTGGCTCACCAACGGAGGCTCCTCGAGCCTCGTCGCCGTGCTCACCAAGACCGACACCGGCGCGTCCTCCGTCTACCGGAACATGACGACCTTTCTGGTCGAGAAGGAGCCCGGTTTCGGCGAGGTGGCGCCCGGTCTCACGGTGCCGGGCAAGATCGAGAAGATGGGGTACAAGGGCGTCGACACCACCGAGCTGGTCTTCGACGAGTACAGGATCGAGGACGCGTGTGTGCTCGGTGGGGAGCCCGGGCGCGGCTTCTACCAGATGATGGACGGTGTCGAGGTGGGCCGGGTCAACGTCGCTGCGCGAGCCTGTGGCGTGGCCCTGCGCGCGTTCCAGATCGGGATCGAGTACGCCCAGATGCGCGAGACTTTCGGCAAGAAGATCGCCGAGCACCAGGCCGTTCAGTTCCGGCTGGCGGAGATGGCCGTGAAGGTCGAGGCCGCGCACCAGATGATGGTGATGGCGGCCCGGGTGAAGGACTCCGGGGCCCGTAACGACCTGGAGGCCGGGATGGCCAAGTACCTGGCCAGTGAGTACTGCTCACAGGTGGTGGAGGACTCGTTCCGGATCCACGGCGGCTACGGCTACTCGAAGGAGTACGAGATCGAGCGGCTGTACCGCGAGGCCCCGATGCTCCTGATCGGCGAGGGGACGGCCGATATCCAGCGCATGATCATCGGCCGCCGCCTGCTGGAGGAGTACGGCGTCAAATCCTCGTGA